A region of the Lentimicrobiaceae bacterium genome:
GGCATTCCAAAGGCAATCGCCACTATCGATAAATTTGACGGCGAGTTCATATTGCGGTTTTTCGGTAAAAGTCTTTACCTTTCTGATTTCGTTGCTTTGGTCTCCCTTTTGTTTGTACTGAATGTATCCGTAGCCTGTTTCGGGGCGACTTGGGGTAATTCCCAGAGTTATAATTTTGTCGTCCAATTCGGCATGTTTCATTGCGGTTGTAACGGTTTTTGTAAACACATCTTCTCTCAAAATTATATGGTCGGAAGGCATTACAGCAACAACAGCATTGGGGTTTTTTTCGATAATTTTATAGGTTGCGTAAGCAATACAGGGAGCAGTATTTTTACGCATGGGTTCTAGCAAAATATTTTTGCTGATAATTTCCGGAACTTGTTCTTTTACAATGTCGTTGAAACTTGCGTGAGTAACGATTAAAATATTTTCGGGCTTACAAAACTGCCTAAGTCGCCTGAAAGTTTGTTGTAGTAAGGTTTCGCCTGTACCCAAAATATCTAAAAATTGTTTGGGTTTGTTTTCTCTACTCAGGGGCCAGAATCGGCTACCAACGCCACCAGCCATTATAACAGCATAGTAATTCTCGTTCATAGTTCGTTATAATTTTATGTTCGACATTAAATTTGTTTTCTACATATCAGCAAAATTTTTTTCAAAAATATGAAGTTTTTGTCTATTTAGACTTAAAAAATCTCAATATTTTAAAGTTTATTCCAAAGCTATACGTTTTAACGGCACTAAATACAATTTATTGTTAGAAAGATTTTTACAAAGACCGTTTTTTCGGCGTTTTTTCAACATCTTGTATCTAATTCCGTTAGAAAGACTAAATTCTTCGTTTATTCCAACGTCATCAACTATTTTTTGTCCGTCTTTCGGAAAGCCCGGAATGTCTTCGAACAGCATTACGGCTTTAACTACTTTTTCGTTTGAAAAAATAGTAGCGCCTAAGCATTTTTTCACATCTTCCGAAATAGCCTTTTTTATTTCCGAAGGAAAAATATCATCATTTATGAAATCCATCAGATATGTTAGAAACAGCATTTTCCACTCTTTGCCGTGTGGCTTGACTTTATGTTTGTTCTGACACCAATTAGCGTAATGTGCGTACTCGTGAATAAATACTAAAAGTGTAGTGTACTGA
Encoded here:
- a CDS encoding mannose-1-phosphate guanylyltransferase, whose amino-acid sequence is MNENYYAVIMAGGVGSRFWPLSRENKPKQFLDILGTGETLLQQTFRRLRQFCKPENILIVTHASFNDIVKEQVPEIISKNILLEPMRKNTAPCIAYATYKIIEKNPNAVVAVMPSDHIILREDVFTKTVTTAMKHAELDDKIITLGITPSRPETGYGYIQYKQKGDQSNEIRKVKTFTEKPQYELAVKFIDSGDCLWNA
- a CDS encoding SprT-like domain-containing protein; this translates as MKQHSSPNNNNIYSFFPEKSRKKVKDIVESSNFNLEFTTFRKSNNRRFGVFISKIGEAVPTIKISKNLGQYTTLLVFIHEYAHYANWCQNKHKVKPHGKEWKMLFLTYLMDFINDDIFPSEIKKAISEDVKKCLGATIFSNEKVVKAVMLFEDIPGFPKDGQKIVDDVGINEEFSLSNGIRYKMLKKRRKNGLCKNLSNNKLYLVPLKRIALE